aatcagaaTTACAGGAACAGCACTGAGATGGTTTAAATCCCATTTCTTGAACAGATTCTAGTTTTTTCaagttaatgagaaattctccacatgcacaaggattagctatggaataccacagggttctgtgcttggtccaactttgttcagcctatacatgtctcctctaggtgagattatgaGGAAGCATtgtattaattttcatttttatgcagatgatactcagctatatatgtctttggaaccaaatgaaacagatcaactagtcaaaattcaaagttgtttaaaagacatcaaatcctcgatgtcccaaaacttccttcaactaaatttcgataaaactgaaattcttatcgttgggcctaaaaatcagaggGAAACAGTATTGAGTCAGATAgacaccctggatggcataacaatAGCTTCAGAtactactgtgaggaaccttgaagtcatctttgaccaggatctctcttttacgtcatacattaaacaaatctccagaaacGCCTATTTTCATCTTAGAAAtttagctaaaatcagaagcatcctctctcagagcgatgcagagaaaatGATGAGCTTTTTGCTACCAAGCCCCtcttctgtggaaccagctccctcttcaggtttgagaagctgacacactctctattaagatcaggcttaaaaccttcctttttgataaagcttatagttagagatggttcaggtcactgacaatgattgttagtcacaacaaccatctcttagttaagctgcaatagataCATACTGCTGGGGActtaacttaatttatacactgagctcctctgtttccttctacctcttctgtccaataacctcccatgtTCTGTGTTCAACTAACCCTGTCTCTTTATCtctagtagttgtgcttctctcccgctctctgtctctcctccattctgtcctcacctacaggtatcatcgaaCTCAgagttttgtgtctgtgatgggcagctgtggatccaagcatcctgcctgtgtccagtccctggtccaaccatcctgcctgtgtccagtccctggtccaaccatcctgcctgtgtccagtctctggtccaaccatcctgcctgtgctctgttgttgcttgtttgttgttgctgtgcttttctctctttttatcccctcaccccaaccggtcgaggcagatggccacccacatccagcctggttctgctggaggtttcttccttgttagagaggtagtttttcctctccactgttgctttcaaattaaatgcttgctgtatgtgggatttgtttggtttagttgtgtgaggtcttaaaccttactttgtaaagtgccttgagataactttgttgtgatttggagctatataaataaaattgaattggattgaattgaattgaattgaatagttattttatgtatgtactccagaaatTTCTTTGTTTCTAATCTAGCTCCCCTCCTGTGCATTATTATTATAGCAAAATCAtaatggttatcacaaaaatgttatgtatcacaaaaaaaaacttcactttatgaatcccaaggcttcaatgagcacctaGTGTGTATTTTATGTTTGAGAAGTAAAAATGGTGGCCACACTTGGGACTTAAAAATGTTAGACCTTCTGCGCTCCTCAAAAGTCTCATAGATAAATGCATTGTAGTCTACGGGAGaaattctggaactctctgcactttgaggcagctacagattaaagtataggtctgaatACTTAGCCAGACAcattattagaaagaagacaagtatgactacgaacaaGTCAAAAAACGTGTttatagagtgaaaactgtggatGTAGTGATGCGTTAAAGAGAAAgattctgtcttaaaaaacatgccttcacactctagctgtgactctagctcacgcaatacatattaatggaaaagctgagaatttcTTAAAAACTACCCTATACTTAAACTGCTGGGTACTGATGTATTAATGTGGGAATAAATCATAGGAAAGGTTGTACCACGCTGCGTTCAGGGTACACTCCAGCCCGTAGGAAAGAAGCCTTCCAACTGTCCACCTCTTCCTGAGACTCACTGGCCAACTCTAGCTGACGGTAGTCCTTGTAGACATTCCTACAAGCCACAAAGAGTTTTAGCTTTAGACTGATGAAGCATCATTATTTCATACACAGCACAAATATGAACACATCAGCATCATTTGAATAAAACCTTTTAATACTGAACATGCCACTATATGATAGTATGATAACTGACCTGTGCTCAGTGTTGAACAGGGCAAAGATGTGTTTGCTGGACATGAAGCTTTTTTCAATGTCTTTGAGTTTCAGGTTGTCCACCGGCAGCATGtacttcttctctttctcctgtgAGGTGGGACACAGGTTGAACTGTGCGGACTCGTGCTTACATATGAATATAAGTTTGAATGTCTGACACAGAGCTTTGGTTCTGTGGAACATGTGAACCCATTAACTATGTTTAATGGACTCCTGGCAGTCAGGTTTGATGACAGAGATGTAAACTTCAAGAGATCCAGTGAGTGAGCAGGACTGTCACTTCTAATCTATTACCTCATCATCTTTGTACCAGGACAAGGTCTCAGCTGTCAGAACGAACCAGTACTCCTTAGCTCCTCCTTTCATGATGCCAATGTTGTTTATCGTTAGCCAACCTTTACGgatcacctgcacacacatgaTATTATCCCATTATCAAAACAAATCAGTATTTACCACTGATCAGTTGGTGAGTGGATGGTAATGTAGCTGTGGGTCAGAGAGCAGGTGTAAATAGATCCTACAAGCACACAAAGACAAGACATCATAGAGCTGCGTTCATCACCTCTATCAGCATTATAAGCCCCGCCCACCCCCACTCTGAGGAAGTGGTGAAGTCAATGTTCCGTCAAACCAATGACCTCAGTCAGTTTTCATCATGTCAATGTCCAGCTGCActttacagcacacacacaaacacacactgtggaccACTCACCATGATCTCGTCCTGATTGCCATCacaacagaggcagaggagaggatggagacacAGGGTGAGAACAAGAGAAACACGAAGGAGGAGACGTTATGGCCCAGTTCTACCTGCACCAACTTACTTggtttcctgctgctttctTCTTATTCATCTGGCTGCTCTTCTGCTGAGCACTGACACACAGAGGACAGGCTAATTACAGGTGTGTCTAATGGAATTACTGGGCACATTGATATACAATGGAATGAATATCAGAGGTGGAGGATTTCTTACTTTGCAAAGCCAATGAAGTCCTCATGATTTGTGTTCACGTAGGCCAACTCAATGTCAATGAGCAGCATCACCTGAAAAAATAGAGACGTTTACATCCTGACCTGACCCTTGGCCTGAATTTAGGAGGCGGATGCTCACACCTGATCTTTGCTGCGGCTCTCACGGTCTCTGATGTGCTGAGTGACgattctctccatctcctctctgAGCATCGGGTACTGAGCCAACTGTAAACAGTAATCCTTGTTAGGTCAGTACTGTCAAAGCCATTAGGAAGCagaagaagtagtagtagtagtagtggcagtagcagtagtactagtagtagcTGTAGTACTAGTAGCAGCAGTACTAGTAGTAGCAGTTGtagtagtaacagtagtagTAACTGCAGTACTAGTACCTTCTGTGTACATTGTCTGACGGTGTTGACAAGCTCACTAATCACCATGTCGACACATTTCTGACACGGCTCCTTGATCTGAGCGATCTGACGCTTGACAATGGTCTCAAAGGCCATGTCTGGCGTGAACAGCCCGGTCCtgtggaggggggtgggtggggagAGGAACGTGAGTCGGGTTCAGacgccatcacacactcagcagaCAGCAGCGTGTACCCACCTGACACCGTGGATGTTCTTGATGGCATAGCTGATCTCTTTACGTAGAGTTTTCTCATCACTTTCCAACTGtgcgcacggacacacacacacacacacacacacacacacacacacacacacacacacacacacacacacacacacacacacggtatgaCAGTTTGCCTAACATCAAACACTAAATAGACACGTACAGTCCGTTTCACGTTCCTGAATGGACAACAACTGGATGGTGTCCATTCAGAACATTACTGTGACCTGTAGACATGTAGAAACCCCCcacaaccaacacacacacactttgctgtcTGTTACCTTGACCAGTTCAAAGGGGAAGCGCTCGTGGAAGATGCGGTTGATCTTGGCTCCTCCTGACAGCTCATAGGTGTCCACCTGGTCTCCAGATCCTTCGATTCGCTTCTCAAAGTCCACAGCGAACTGCTGCACCATCCTGACATACACAGTATACACCATACACCAGTGTTGAGTCATTACTGTGACATATCAGATGTGTCGTTGTTACTGTGTATTCCAGTGTAATGGTGTGTACTGACTGCAGAAGAGCCTTGGTTTTGCGACTTGGGTCATCCGGTCTGAAGTTCTTGTACTCCTGTACCTCCTTTTCAATGGACAACAGCTGGCTCTGCAATTTGCTGCGTAACCCTGGCAACGTGTCCCGGATGTGGTTGGTCAGTTGCTATGGGAGCAAATGCTCTGTTACTATGGCTACAAAGCAACAAGAGACATGAGACAGATCCTCATTTTTCCATCATAAAAGCATTTGTGTGTGGAGGCACCTGGTTAAGGGCTTTCTGCAGGTAGGCCGTGCCCATGCGGTCAGCCAGGTGTCTGTAGGCCGAATGAGACAAGAAGAACTTCCTCTCAGCCTGCAGTGCAGCAGTGATGTCTTTCTTTCCATCAATGTCCTTCTGACTGCGATTCACCACCCCGATGTACCCTGAAACAGAACAGCCTGTTAGTGTCAACTGTGACCAGGACTGACAGGTGGATGTGAACCATCCTCCACCACCTTCCACTCACTGATTTATCAAACTAACATCCGGTAACGTCTGACCCAGTCTGACTCTGCTCTTCTGGATTCCGGTGACAGATTCTGTCCCTGTGCACCCGCTTCGGTTGTTATCAGCCATaatgaatgggctgatcagaacctatcagcgcattcgaatgggccagtaggtgcctgctctgcctccttgcgaacagctaacagctagctaagttgctatgttaagcagctttagaggttattgtggttagggttagggctggataacgggtggggggttcaggttacagttagctaacacaataccgctagctacttgctaagttatgctcgctaataaatcaaaatcaaaaacttcgatcctcccgtcaggacaacaaccgctcaacagcgcccctactgactctgctggttaaatcatccgagccgtgatcaaccttacggatcattgacaacgatctaccgcacctattcaccgctgccagcaggtagatgggcacctaccggctcatacgtatgggctgataaccactgataatgaccattgaatggcgtgataacgtcagaAGCCGCTCCCCTGTGACTATTTTAGTCTAATTTAAATAGCCTGGTTCTGTTACTGACCTGGGTCTGTGAGCCTATGGTTTTAACTCCCATCTCTGCCTGTGCTCTGCCTGTTCACAGTGTTGACTCCGGTGGAAGTATGCATGTATGTGGTGCTGGGCCTTTGTTCTATGTTGAGAAGACCCAGGAGaggaatcaaggggctcctgtgttttgtgcagCAAGTAAAAGTAACAGTTTTACTTACATAATACACTGATCCTttttctgtgttctgtctgcAGACGACCCAAATCTTTAATAACAAACACTGGGAATGGATCATATGAACCCAAACCTGTTGTGACATTCTGTACCTCTGCGGAGAGGCAGCAGTTTGTTCTCTAGGATGTCTCTGGCGTCGGTTCCCTCGTCCATCAGATCCAGTTTGGTGATCACACCAATCGTTCTTAGACCTGAAACCAACACGTTTATTACACTACTTTACAAAGACAAATCCTGAGACAACAACACCTCAAACTCAGTTGGGGCACTACAGGAAAAGACATCCTTCCCACATGATATAATACCTGGCATCAACTGACTTCATCACCTTCATAAGTGTGAAAGTGGCTCAAGTGTAAAGTGTGGCTGACGTAGGTGGATGTCTATGACTCTGACCTTGTGGGTCAACCTCCTTGGCAATCTTCAGCGCATCAGAGTTAGCAAGGTCCGAGTTTGCAGGAGAAACAGCCAACAAAAGGCAATTTTCCTTGGTAACAAACTGCATGAGCATCTCCCTAATCTGGTGTTCGATGTCAGGGGGTTGGTCTCCCACCGGGACCTTGGTCATCCCAGGAAGATCCACCAGAGTCAGGTTCAGCACTGATGAGAAAAACACATGTATTAGTCAGTTTATTTATGGGCTCTGAtaagtttcatttcctgtgcgTTAGTGCGTTAGTGCGTTAGTGCGTAAGTGCGTTACCATT
Above is a window of Betta splendens chromosome 9, fBetSpl5.4, whole genome shotgun sequence DNA encoding:
- the LOC114862296 gene encoding dynamin-1 isoform X3 gives rise to the protein MGNQGMEDLIPLVNRLQDAFSAIGQNSNLDLPQIAVVGGQSAGKSSVLENFVGKDFLPRGSGIVTRRPLVLQLINCSTEFAEFLHCKGKKFTDFDEVRQEIEAETDRVTGHNKGISPVPINLRVYSPNVLNLTLVDLPGMTKVPVGDQPPDIEHQIREMLMQFVTKENCLLLAVSPANSDLANSDALKIAKEVDPQGLRTIGVITKLDLMDEGTDARDILENKLLPLRRGYIGVVNRSQKDIDGKKDITAALQAERKFFLSHSAYRHLADRMGTAYLQKALNQQLTNHIRDTLPGLRSKLQSQLLSIEKEVQEYKNFRPDDPSRKTKALLQMVQQFAVDFEKRIEGSGDQVDTYELSGGAKINRIFHERFPFELVKLESDEKTLRKEISYAIKNIHGVRTGLFTPDMAFETIVKRQIAQIKEPCQKCVDMVISELVNTVRQCTQKLAQYPMLREEMERIVTQHIRDRESRSKDQVMLLIDIELAYVNTNHEDFIGFANAQQKSSQMNKKKAAGNQVIRKGWLTINNIGIMKGGAKEYWFVLTAETLSWYKDDEEKEKKYMLPVDNLKLKDIEKSFMSSKHIFALFNTEHRNVYKDYRQLELASESQEEVDSWKASFLRAGVYPERSVDKEKVETEESSGDGQIHSLDPQLERQVEIVRNLVDSYLAIIHRTVRDLIPKTIMHLMVNNTKDFIHSDLLAQLYSCGDQNTLMEESEEQAQHRDEMLRMYHALREGLTIIGDISTTTVTTAMPPPVDDSWLQVTGMPSGRRSPMSSPTPQRRAPPGPPRPGGRAAPGPPGRPAVSPDPGPPPSVPSRPNRAPPPGVPSRPSKGSPAHGESPQSSIEG
- the LOC114862296 gene encoding dynamin-1 isoform X6; amino-acid sequence: MGNQGMEDLIPLVNRLQDAFSAIGQNSNLDLPQIAVVGGQSAGKSSVLENFVGKDFLPRGSGIVTRRPLVLQLINCSTEFAEFLHCKGKKFTDFDEVRQEIEAETDRVTGHNKGISPVPINLRVYSPNVLNLTLVDLPGMTKVPVGDQPPDIEHQIREMLMQFVTKENCLLLAVSPANSDLANSDALKIAKEVDPQGLRTIGVITKLDLMDEGTDARDILENKLLPLRRGYIGVVNRSQKDIDGKKDITAALQAERKFFLSHSAYRHLADRMGTAYLQKALNQQLTNHIRDTLPGLRSKLQSQLLSIEKEVQEYKNFRPDDPSRKTKALLQMVQQFAVDFEKRIEGSGDQVDTYELSGGAKINRIFHERFPFELVKLESDEKTLRKEISYAIKNIHGVRTGLFTPDMAFETIVKRQIAQIKEPCQKCVDMVISELVNTVRQCTQKLAQYPMLREEMERIVTQHIRDRESRSKDQVMLLIDIELAYVNTNHEDFIGFANAQQKSSQMNKKKAAGNQDEIMVIRKGWLTINNIGIMKGGAKEYWFVLTAETLSWYKDDEEKEKKYMLPVDNLKLKDIEKSFMSSKHIFALFNTEHRNVYKDYRQLELASESQEEVDSWKASFLRAGVYPERSVSSSSFF
- the LOC114862296 gene encoding dynamin-1 isoform X1; amino-acid sequence: MGNQGMEDLIPLVNRLQDAFSAIGQNSNLDLPQIAVVGGQSAGKSSVLENFVGKDFLPRGSGIVTRRPLVLQLINCSTEFAEFLHCKGKKFTDFDEVRQEIEAETDRVTGHNKGISPVPINLRVYSPNVLNLTLVDLPGMTKVPVGDQPPDIEHQIREMLMQFVTKENCLLLAVSPANSDLANSDALKIAKEVDPQGLRTIGVITKLDLMDEGTDARDILENKLLPLRRGYIGVVNRSQKDIDGKKDITAALQAERKFFLSHSAYRHLADRMGTAYLQKALNQQLTNHIRDTLPGLRSKLQSQLLSIEKEVQEYKNFRPDDPSRKTKALLQMVQQFAVDFEKRIEGSGDQVDTYELSGGAKINRIFHERFPFELVKLESDEKTLRKEISYAIKNIHGVRTGLFTPDMAFETIVKRQIAQIKEPCQKCVDMVISELVNTVRQCTQKLAQYPMLREEMERIVTQHIRDRESRSKDQVMLLIDIELAYVNTNHEDFIGFANAQQKSSQMNKKKAAGNQDEIMVIRKGWLTINNIGIMKGGAKEYWFVLTAETLSWYKDDEEKEKKYMLPVDNLKLKDIEKSFMSSKHIFALFNTEHRNVYKDYRQLELASESQEEVDSWKASFLRAGVYPERSVDKEKVETEESSGDGQIHSLDPQLERQVEIVRNLVDSYLAIIHRTVRDLIPKTIMHLMVNNTKDFIHSDLLAQLYSCGDQNTLMEESEEQAQHRDEMLRMYHALREGLTIIGDISTTTVTTAMPPPVDDSWLQVTGMPSGRRSPMSSPTPQRRAPPGPPRPGGRAAPGPPGRPAVSPDPGPPPSVPSRPNRAPPPGVPSRPSKGSPAHGESPQSSIEG
- the LOC114862296 gene encoding dynamin-1 isoform X2 codes for the protein MGNQGMEDLIPLVNRLQDAFSAIGQNSNLDLPQIAVVGGQSAGKSSVLENFVGKDFLPRGSGIVTRRPLVLQLINCSTEFAEFLHCKGKKFTDFDEVRQEIEAETDRVTGHNKGISPVPINLRVYSPNVLNLTLVDLPGMTKVPVGDQPPDIEHQIREMLMQFVTKENCLLLAVSPANSDLANSDALKIAKEVDPQGLRTIGVITKLDLMDEGTDARDILENKLLPLRRGYIGVVNRSQKDIDGKKDITAALQAERKFFLSHSAYRHLADRMGTAYLQKALNQQLTNHIRDTLPGLRSKLQSQLLSIEKEVQEYKNFRPDDPSRKTKALLQMVQQFAVDFEKRIEGSGDQVDTYELSGGAKINRIFHERFPFELVKLESDEKTLRKEISYAIKNIHGVRTGLFTPDMAFETIVKRQIAQIKEPCQKCVDMVISELVNTVRQCTQKLAQYPMLREEMERIVTQHIRDRESRSKDQVMLLIDIELAYVNTNHEDFIGFANAQQKSSQMNKKKAAGNQDEIMVIRKGWLTINNIGIMKGGAKEYWFVLTAETLSWYKDDEEKEKKYMLPVDNLKLKDIEKSFMSSKHIFALFNTEHRNVYKDYRQLELASESQEEVDSWKASFLRAGVYPERSVVETEESSGDGQIHSLDPQLERQVEIVRNLVDSYLAIIHRTVRDLIPKTIMHLMVNNTKDFIHSDLLAQLYSCGDQNTLMEESEEQAQHRDEMLRMYHALREGLTIIGDISTTTVTTAMPPPVDDSWLQVTGMPSGRRSPMSSPTPQRRAPPGPPRPGGRAAPGPPGRPAVSPDPGPPPSVPSRPNRAPPPGVPSRPSKGSPAHGESPQSSIEG
- the LOC114862296 gene encoding dynamin-1 isoform X5, yielding MGNQGMEDLIPLVNRLQDAFSAIGQNSNLDLPQIAVVGGQSAGKSSVLENFVGKDFLPRGSGIVTRRPLVLQLINCSTEFAEFLHCKGKKFTDFDEVRQEIEAETDRVTGHNKGISPVPINLRVYSPNVLNLTLVDLPGMTKVPVGDQPPDIEHQIREMLMQFVTKENCLLLAVSPANSDLANSDALKIAKEVDPQGLRTIGVITKLDLMDEGTDARDILENKLLPLRRGYIGVVNRSQKDIDGKKDITAALQAERKFFLSHSAYRHLADRMGTAYLQKALNQQLTNHIRDTLPGLRSKLQSQLLSIEKEVQEYKNFRPDDPSRKTKALLQMVQQFAVDFEKRIEGSGDQVDTYELSGGAKINRIFHERFPFELVKLESDEKTLRKEISYAIKNIHGVRTGLFTPDMAFETIVKRQIAQIKEPCQKCVDMVISELVNTVRQCTQKLAQYPMLREEMERIVTQHIRDRESRSKDQVMLLIDIELAYVNTNHEDFIGFANAQQKSSQMNKKKAAGNQDEIMVIRKGWLTINNIGIMKGGAKEYWFVLTAETLSWYKDDEEKEKKYMLPVDNLKLKDIEKSFMSSKHIFALFNTEHRNVYKDYRQLELASESQEEVDSWKASFLRAGVYPERSVDKEKVETEESSGDGQIHSLDPQLERQVEIVRNLVDSYLAIIHRTVRDLIPKTIMHLMVNNTKDFIHSDLLAQLYSCGDQNTLMEESEEQAQHRDEMLRMYHALREGLTIIGDISTTTVTTAMPPPVDDSWLQVTGMPSGRRSPMSSPTPQRRAPPGPPRPGGRAAPGPPGRPAVSPDPGPPPSVPSRPNRAPPPGVPRISISDQ
- the LOC114862296 gene encoding dynamin-1 isoform X4; its protein translation is MGNQGMEDLIPLVNRLQDAFSAIGQNSNLDLPQIAVVGGQSAGKSSVLENFVGKDFLPRGSGIVTRRPLVLQLINCSTEFAEFLHCKGKKFTDFDEVRQEIEAETDRVTGHNKGISPVPINLRVYSPNVLNLTLVDLPGMTKVPVGDQPPDIEHQIREMLMQFVTKENCLLLAVSPANSDLANSDALKIAKEVDPQGLRTIGVITKLDLMDEGTDARDILENKLLPLRRGYIGVVNRSQKDIDGKKDITAALQAERKFFLSHSAYRHLADRMGTAYLQKALNQQLTNHIRDTLPGLRSKLQSQLLSIEKEVQEYKNFRPDDPSRKTKALLQMVQQFAVDFEKRIEGSGDQVDTYELSGGAKINRIFHERFPFELVKLESDEKTLRKEISYAIKNIHGVRTGLFTPDMAFETIVKRQIAQIKEPCQKCVDMVISELVNTVRQCTQKLAQYPMLREEMERIVTQHIRDRESRSKDQVMLLIDIELAYVNTNHEDFIGFANAQQKSSQMNKKKAAGNQVIRKGWLTINNIGIMKGGAKEYWFVLTAETLSWYKDDEEKEKKYMLPVDNLKLKDIEKSFMSSKHIFALFNTEHRNVYKDYRQLELASESQEEVDSWKASFLRAGVYPERSVVETEESSGDGQIHSLDPQLERQVEIVRNLVDSYLAIIHRTVRDLIPKTIMHLMVNNTKDFIHSDLLAQLYSCGDQNTLMEESEEQAQHRDEMLRMYHALREGLTIIGDISTTTVTTAMPPPVDDSWLQVTGMPSGRRSPMSSPTPQRRAPPGPPRPGGRAAPGPPGRPAVSPDPGPPPSVPSRPNRAPPPGVPSRPSKGSPAHGESPQSSIEG